In Rosa chinensis cultivar Old Blush chromosome 1, RchiOBHm-V2, whole genome shotgun sequence, a genomic segment contains:
- the LOC112182586 gene encoding probable disease resistance protein At4g27220: MEGKTIIAVIVAGVSYLAINKWIWTPMKDDNDPASPSSSPPRPPPKLEYDVFLSFRGDDTRKGITSDLYHRLQRRGIKTFMDDPNLEVGDALSPTLIAAIEQSRFAIVVLSRDYASSTWCLEELAKICECMEDDRRILPLFYQVDPADVRYQKGSFKDAFTKHVKSGRHKSEKVEEWKAALYKVANIAGWNTNDHKTHQELIDSIVESVSRKVLPAAIELMGEFEEFQATRQAMDEVTKALKDDKVNAVGVYGMGGVGKTTMVKHVGAQACKNGIFHHVIMAVVSQYPNFEKLQDTLAEQLGFKFWEGTEIARINRLNTEIMRREKLLIILDDVWGTIELSKIGIPIYKELQKCKSKVVLTTRRLNVCHAMGSEAKIQLSILSEEDAWNLFLNKARRSFESTTFEGVARKVAGECRGLPIALIAVARALGDKDLEEWQKAARKLEESQIANPDHEEVAFECIKLSYDYLKHEDYKSCFLLCCLFPEDSDIPIEDLFMYAIGKGLFRDTETIYEARGIANSVVKYLKDSSLLMDGEENGCVRMHDVIRDTAMNIAKSEDGHGFLVKAGSGLKDWRPCGSHQGYSAISLMKNKIQRLPEGLVCPKLQILLLHENDDLNEIPEKFIRSADELRVLDLSNTGFSLLSQSFTLLTNLQALYLDFCPKIIDISILGKLTKLEILRMREYPLTELSREIGYLTNLRMLDVGGCGRCLGILTIPSTLISKLLRLEELYMLECGFTRWGAEFDEEGGTNIGFDELAGLPNLKNLQVSIVEAECIPENVEVQPNWVYFDIHIRGERMGRYNRPDRNSRSLVLHETPISTLPDWFVSAVITKTEKLEYYCLKGMLGNILMEYDYGRSHGLKHLTIRGLEKIIEDYRHLHENLEVFMNTTRWVQKGPVFENLEELHLTDLDYLKVLFVGELPPRSLINLKVLHLAQCFNLENVPKFLQRLPNLEKLHLDCLHKLECVFGSEGYELEQSKLRVMHLLGPTSVKNICNGPAPHGMFPSIKILTITYCAQLQSLFASDAAQCLVQLEDLFVDHCNLLERVIEAAKNEKTVLPKLKNLVLSNLPKLYGASGTADIECPSLEHLIVVDCPQFSFSEPFHLFHDFGRRKFSFSTSASDYFGSRNLVKLNDEQVYTFLSNSCCECDRKTRFF, encoded by the exons ATGGAGGGGAAAACGATTATTGCGGTAATTGTTGCGGGGGTCAGTTACCTGGCGATTAATAAGTGGATATGGACTCCAATGAAGGATGATAATGATCCAGCAtctccatcatcatcaccacctCGTCCTCCTCCTAAGCTGGAGTATGATGTGTTTTTGAGTTTCAGGGGTGATGACACTCGCAAGGGTATCACCTCTGATCTATACCATCGACTGCAGAGGAGGGGAATTAAAACATTCATGGACGATCCAAATCTGGAAGTGGGGGATGCTCTTTCTCCCACTCTCATTGCAGCAATTGAACAATCACGGTTTGCAATTGTTGTTCTCTCGCGAGACTACGCTTCGTCTACTTGGTGTTTGGAGGAACTTGCAAAGATCTGTGAGTGCATGGAAGACGACAGGAGAATCCTGCCACTTTTTTATCAAGTTGATCCTGCTGATGTGCGATATCAGAAGGGGAGTTTCAAAGATGCTTTCACTAAGCATGTAAAATCTGGGCGACACAAATCAGAGAAGGTGGAGGAGTGGAAAGCTGCTTTATACAAAGTGGCCAATATCGCTGGGTGGAATACAAATGATCATAA GACTCACCAAGAACTGATCGACTCCATTGTGGAATCTGTCTCCCGTAAAGTCTTACCTGCTGCAATTGAGCTCATGGGAGAGTTCGAAGAGTTTCAAGCAACGAGACAAGCCATGGATGAGGTTACGAAGGCCCTAAAAGACGATAAAGTCAATGCCGTTGGGGTGTACGGCATGGGAGGCGTCGGCAAGACAACCATGGTAAAACATGTTGGTGCACAAGCCTGCAAAAATGGGATTTTTCATCATGTGATTATGGCTGTCGTTTCACAATATCCTAATTTCGAAAAACTTCAAGACACATTGGCCGAGCAGTTGGGCTTCAAATTCTGGGAGGGGACAGAAATTGCAAGAATTAATAGATTGAATACGGAGATAATGAGAAGAGAAAAACTCCTTATAATCTTGGATGATGTTTGGGGGACAATAGAGTTGTCAAAGATAGGGATTCCCATCTACAAGGAGCTTCAAAAGTGCAAGTCCAAAGTCGTACTCACCACAAGGAGATTGAATGTCTGTCATGCCATGGGGAGCGAAGCAAAAATTCAACTCAGTATCTTATCAGAAGAAGATGCTTGGAACTTGTTTTTGAACAAGGCAAGAAGGTCATTTGAATCGACCACTTTTGAGGGTGTAGCGAGGAAGGTAGCTGGAGAATGCAGGGGTCTACCGATTGCACTGATAGCAGTTGCAAGGGCACTTGGAGATAAAGATCTGGAGGAATGGCAAAAAGCAGCTCGAAAATTAGAGGAGTCGCAAATTGCCAACCCTGACCATGAGGAAGTGGCTTTCGAATGTATAAAATTAAGCTATGATTACTTGAAACATGAGGACTACAAGTCATGCTTCTTGCTGTGTTGCCTATTTCCAGAAGACTCTGACATTCCAATAGAAGACTTGTTCATGTATGCAATTGGGAAAGGATTGTTTCGAGATACTGAGACAATCTATGAAGCCAGAGGAATAGCAAATTCAGTGGTCAAGTACCTGAAAGATTCAAGCTTGCTTATGGATGGTGAAGAAAATGGATGTGTAAGGATGCATGATGTCATTAGGGATACAGCCATGAATATTGCAAAATCTGAAGATGGGCACGGGTTTCTGGTAAAAGCTGGGTCTGGTTTAAAGGATTGGCGGCCATGTGGATCACATCAAGGCTACTCTGCAATCTCACTGATGAAGAACAAAATTCAAAGGCTACCGGAAGGTTTGGTATGTCCAAAACTCCAGATTTTATTACTACATGAGAATGATGATTTAAATGAGATTCCAGAAAAATTTATCCGAAGCGCAGATGAATTAAGGGTCTTAGATCTTAGCAACACTGGTTTTTCATTACTATCCCAATCGTTCACTCTCCTAACCAACCTCCAAGCTTTATATTTAGACTTTTGCCCAAAAATAATTGACATTTCCATACTCGGAAAACTTACGAAGCTTGAGATTCTTAGAATGAGAGAATATCCTCTTACAGAATTGTCTAGAGAAATAGGATATTTGACCAATCTAAGGATGTTGGATGTTGGTGGTTGTGGACGGTGTCTAGGTATCTTGACAATTCCATCTACCTTGATATCAAAGTTGCTAAGATTAGAGGAACTGTACATGCTGGAATGTGGATTTACCCGCTGGGGGGCAGAATTTGACGAGGAAGGTGGAACTAATATTGGCTTTGATGAGTTAGCTGgtttaccaaatttgaaaaatttGCAGGTTTCCATAGTAGAGGCAGAATGCATCCCTGAAAATGTTGAGGTCCAACCAAATTGGGTTTACTTTGATATACATATCCGCGGAGAACGAATGGGCCGATACAATCGACCTGATCGTAATTCAAGGTCCTTGGTTCTTCATGAGACACCCATCAGTACCTTGCCTGATTGGTTTGTCAGCGCGGTGATAACGAAAACAGAGAAGTTAGAGTACTATTGCCTCAAAGGGATGTTGGGCAACATTCTTATGGAATATGATTATGGGAGGTCACATGGACTGAAGCATCTCACAATAAGGGGATTGGAGAAAATCATAGAAGATTATAGGCATCTCCATGAGAATTTGGAAGTGTTTATGAACACAACAAGATGGGTTCAGAAAGGACCAGTGTTTGAGAATTTGGAAGAGTTGCATCTGACAGATCTAGACTATCTTAAGGTGTTGTTTGTTGGTGAGTTACCACCTAGGTCTCTCATCAATCTTAAGGTATTGCATCTGGCTCAATGTTTTAACTTGGAGAATGTACCAAAATTTTTACAGAGACTaccaaatttggaaaaactacATTTAGATTGTCTACATAAATTGGAATGTGTGTTTGGAAGTGAAGGGTATGAGCTGGAACAATCAAAACTGAGAGTGATGCATTTGTTGGGTCCAACTTCGGTGAAAAACATCTGTAATGGTCCTGCCCCACATGGAATGTTCCCGAGTATTAAAATTTTGACCATCACATATTGTGCCCAACTGCAAAGTCTGTTCGCATCTGATGCAGCTCAGTGTCTTGTTCAATTGGAAGACCTTTTTGTAGACCACTGCAATTTGTTGGAAAGAGTAATTGAAGCAGCAAAGAATGAGAAGACAGTTCTtccaaaattgaagaacttGGTTTTGTCCAATCTTCCTAAGTTGTATGGTGCAAGTGGTACTGCTGATATTGAGTGTCCTTCATTGGAACACTTGATTGTGGTGGATTGCCCTCAGTTTTCGTTTTCAGAACCGTTCCATCTCTTCCACGATTTTGGAAGAAGGAAGTTTTCATTCTCAACCTCAGCTTCTGACTACTTTGGCAGCAGGAACCTAGTCAAGTTGAATGATGAACAAGTATACACGTTTCTAAGTAATAG CTGCTGCGAGTGTGACCGGAAGACTCGATTCTTCTAA